Genomic DNA from Catellatospora sp. TT07R-123:
GTTCCTGCGCATGATGATCGCCCGCGGGGACGTCACGGTCGTACACGAACCGCTGGTCACGCTCACCGACTGGCAGGAGACCGCGCTGCCGGACCGCGACGGCGGCACGGCGGTCTGCCGCACCCCCGGGCAGATCATGGCGCACCTGGTCGACCTGGGCCGGGACCGGACCGTGTTCTTCAAGGACACGATGGAGTACCGCTACCAGTACCTGCACGACCACCCGGACGAGATCGCGGGCATCGAGCACACGTTCATCGTGCGCGACCCGGCCAAGGCGATCAGCTCGCACTTCGCGATGAAGCCGACCATGTCGTGCTCGGACGTCGGCTACGAGCACCAGTGGCACCTGTTCGAGCTGGCCCGCACCGTGATGGGCCGCGAGCCGGTGGTGGTCGACGCCGACCGGCTGCTGCAAGAGCCCGCCGCGGTGGTGGCGGCGTACTGCGCGGCGGTCGGGCTGCCGTTCCGGCCCGAGGCGCTGACCTGGGAGCCGCAGGACCGGGCCGAGTGGCAGCGCACCAGGCAGTGGCACGTCGACGCCAGCAACAGCAGCGGGTTCACCGTCCCGGCCAAGCAGTACCGGGCCACGGTCGCCAACCACGACCTGCTCCGGTCGTACTACGACCACCACCTTCCCTTCTACGAACGCCTTGTTGAGCACGCGCTATGACAGGAGAACCGTTGTGAGCACCGCCGTTGTGACGCCCGTGGACCGCAGCCTGTCCCCCGGGGAGGCGTTCGCCCGCGCGTACGCCGCCGACCGGGAGAAGGCCGAGGTCGTCTTCGACTTCACCATCACCGACGCGTTCCAGCCGACCAAGGACCGGCCCCGGGTGACCGTCCGCAACCTGTTCAAGAAGCGGCCGGTGGACGGGGAGGAGACCCGGTTCTGGAGTGAGAGCCGCCCCACCGTCGACGAGGCGGCCACGGTGCACGAGTCGGGGCTGCGCCGCGAGGCGGCGTTCAAGTTCGGCATGTCCAGCGCGAAGACGGCGCCGGTGCGGGCGTGGGTGCAGATCCCGCCGGAGCTGGTCGACGATCAGGAGGCGCTGGCCGTGTTCGTGGACTTCCGGCTGCTGGTGCGGCTGGCCACGGCGGAGAACCAGGCGCTGACCATCGGCGAGCAGGGGCTGCTGAGCCACCCGGGCATCGCCGAGCTGCCGTACCACGGCGACTACGTGGCCGGGCTGATGGCGGCCTGCAACGAGATCGAGCAGACCGGCGCCACCGCCCACGCGATGATCATCAACCCGCACGACTACTACTTCAACCTGGTCGGCAAGGGCACCCTGCTGGATGACCTGGCCCGCAACGGCACGATCATCAGCCGCACCCGGATGGTCGACCCCGGCTGCGCGCTGGTCGGCGACTTCGCGATGGCGGCCCGGCTGCTCGACGGCGGCCGGTCCAGCATCCGCATCGCCGAGCCGCCGCCGGGCACGTTCGCCCAGCCCGGCCTGGCGGTGTGCGCCGAGATCTGGGCGGGCGTGGCCGTGCACCTGCCCACGCACTTCTTCCACGTACGCCCGGCGGGCATCCCGCACCAGCGGAGCGGTCGATGACGGGACGGTTCGAGGCACTGCGCTTCTACGCGCCGTTCCAGCCCCTGTTCGGAGCCATCTTCTGCTGCCTGCTCAGCGTCGGGGCATCGCTGGCGGTGCTGCCGCTGTACGTGAAGGGCGAACTGCACGGCGGCGACGTGATGGTCGGCGTGGTCATCGCCGCCATCGCGGTGTCGGCCGTGGTGACCCGCCCGATCGCGGGCCGGTACGCCGACCGGCGCGGCTACAAGGGCGTCATGCTCGCCGGAGCGGCCGTCTGCGCGGCGGCGAGCCTGGCCTACCTGCTCGCCGCGAACGAGGTCGTGCTGGTGGCGGTGCGGATCCTGCACGGCGCCGGCGAGGGCATGATCTACACGGCGGGAGCAGCGTGGCTGGTGCTGCTGTCGCCCACCGCGCGGCGCGGGCGGGTCGTCGGCCTGTACGGCATCTGCATGTGGACCGGCATCACGCTCGGCGCCCTGATCGGCACGCTGATCCTCAAGTGGACCGGCGGCTACACCGCAGTATGGCTGTTCTGCGTCGCGGCGGCGGCGGTCGGCGCGCTGCTGATCACGCTCAAGCCCCGACCCGAGCAGGCCGCGCCGACGGCCCGGCCGCCGCTGGTGGCTCCGTCGGCGGTGCTGCCCGGCATCGCCCTGTCCCTGGCCGCGTTCGGCTACGCGGCGCTGGCCGCGTTCGTGGTGCTGCACCTGGAGGCACGCGGCATCGGCGGCGGCATCGCCGCGTTCAACGCGTACGGCTTCACCTACGTCGGGGTGCGGCTGTTCCTCGGCGCGCTGCCCGACAAGCTCGGCCCCAGCCGGGTCGCGCTGTGGTCGGCGCTGGTCGAGGCCGTGGGCCTGCTCACGATCGCGGTCGCGCCCAACCTGATCGTGGCGGTCGCGGGCGGCCTGATCGTCGGGGCCGGGCTGTCGCTGCTGTTCCCGGCGCTGGCCCTGGTCGTCATCAACCGGACCGAGCAGTCGCAGCAGGGTGCGGCCCTGGGCGCGTTCACCTCTTTCTGGGACATCGGCCTGGCCGCGGGCGGTCCGCTGGCCGGGCTGATCGCGACGGGGTGGAACTATCCGGGGATCTACTACACCATGACCGCATGCGCGGTCGCCTCCGCTGCTCTGGCACTGGTGGAGGCGACCAGCCGGGCTCGGGTACCGGTCCCGTCCTGAGCCCTACCGCCGCGCCCGGCCCGGACCTGACGCATCCAGGCCGGGCGCGGCACCCCCGCCAAGCAGACCCCCGCCGAGCGCCCCGCTGAGCGCCCCGCCGAGCGCCCCGCTGAGCGCCCCGCCGAGCGCCCCGCCGAGCGCCCCGTTTTCCATAGACGTTGGCCTATGACATCGAATTCGATCGACGTACAGTCGACGTGATAGGCCAACGTCTATGACGAAGCGGAGTGGTCGGTGGCGGGGGCCATGGCGGTGGCGACGGTCGACCACGGTTCCTGGCGCGATGGGATGTGGCACATGGCCTACGACGAGGCGTGGCGCGCCGAGTCCGACGACCAGTGGCTCGCCGAGCACAGCTCGACGATGTTCGCGCGGCTGCGGCAGCGGTTCAAGACGCTCGGCGCCATCGGCGGGGCGGTGTCCGAAGCCGAGACCGGGCCGTTCGCCGGGGCGCCGCGCAACCCGCGGCTGCGGGTCGGCGACGACAAGGCATACTCCACCATCCGGGAAGCCGAGCACAGCGTCGCGTACATCGCGACCAGCACGTCCCTGGAGGAGTGTCCGAACTGCGGGCAGCAACTGCGTCAGGACGGGTTCGAGTACGTCGGCGAGGACGGCGACCGGATCGCGGTCGGCGGCGTACGCAGCTGCGTACGCTGCGAGGCCGAATCGTGGACGTCGCGCTCCCGGATGCCGCGTACGCAGCGCTCCCGCGACCGCGCCCGCAAACACGTCCTCTGACCGCCCTCCCGCCCGTCCCTCCCCCTCCCCGCGCCCGTCCCCCGGTCGGCGTGCAGTTTCGGGGAAAGTGCGGGAATCATGGGCCGGATTCGTGCAGTTTCCCCGAAACTGCACGCACCCCTGCCCCACTCAGCGCACGCGGCGGGCGGCGGGCGGCGATGATCGCTGCCACCGCGGCCAGGGCGCTCGCCCAGGTCAGCGGCCGAGCGCAGCCGCGCCGCCCACTACCCCAGGCGGATCAGGCCCGCCGGGGTGGGGGTGAAGCCGCACGCCTCGAAATAGAAGTCGCGCAGGCGGTCCTCGAAGTCGACGTGCAGCCACTCGCATCCGGCGGCGCGGGCGTGCTCGGCCGCGACCGCGACCAGCCGGGCGCCGGCACCGTGGCGGCGCAGGTCGGCGGCGACCACGGTGTCGAGCAGGAACGCGTGCGCGGAGCCGTCCCAGGCCACGTTGACGAAGCCGACCAGGCGGCCGTCCGCACGGGCGCACACCCAGCCCAGGCTGTGCCGTTCCACCTGGGCGAGCCAGTCGTGGCCGGTCGGCTCATAGCCGAAGCCCTCGGCGTGCAGCCGCTCCACCTCACCGTTGTCGAACCCGTCGCGCCACTGATAGTCCACATGCATCCGGCGAGTATCGCGCATCCATAAGGCTTCCCGACATGCCGTTTCACGACGCGTGTTCATATCATGGGAAAATTGTCTCGGAATACAGGACGCAGACTAGCGTGGGCGGTATGCCGAAACAGGTCTACACCCATGGCCACCACGAAAGCGTGCTGCGCTCGCACCGCTGGCGCACCGCCGAGAACTCCGCCGCCTACCTGCTGCCCCACCTGGCCCCAGGCATGTCGCTGCTCGACGTCGGCTGCGGCCCCGGCACCATCACCTGCGACCTGGCGGAGATCGTCGCCCCGGGCCGGGTCACCGCCGTAGAGGTCTCCGCCGAGGCGCTGGAACTGGCCCGCGCCGAGGCCGCCGCGCGCGGCGTCGACAACATCGACTTCGTCGTGGCCGACGTGCACGGGTTGCAGTTCGCGGAAGCGAGCTTCGACGTCGTACATGCGCACCAGGTGCTCCAGCACGTCGCCGACCCGGTCGGGGCGCTGCGCGAGATGCGCCGGGTGTGCCGGCCCGGCGGGATCGTGGCCGCCCGGGACAGCGACTACGCCGGGTTCACCTGGTATCCGCAGTCGCCCGCCCTGGACCGCTGGCTGGACCTGTACTTCCAGGCATGCCACCACAACCAGGGGGAGCCCAACGCCGGGCGGCGCCTGCTGTCCTGGGCGCGGGCGGCCGGGTTCGGCGAGGTCACCGCGTCGGCCAGCCTGTGGTGCTTCGCCGACGAGACCGACCGGCAGTGGTGGGGCGGGATGTGGGCCGACCGCATCCTGAAGTCGGCCCTGGCCGACCAGCT
This window encodes:
- a CDS encoding GNAT family N-acetyltransferase; the encoded protein is MHVDYQWRDGFDNGEVERLHAEGFGYEPTGHDWLAQVERHSLGWVCARADGRLVGFVNVAWDGSAHAFLLDTVVAADLRRHGAGARLVAVAAEHARAAGCEWLHVDFEDRLRDFYFEACGFTPTPAGLIRLG
- a CDS encoding MFS transporter; translated protein: MTGRFEALRFYAPFQPLFGAIFCCLLSVGASLAVLPLYVKGELHGGDVMVGVVIAAIAVSAVVTRPIAGRYADRRGYKGVMLAGAAVCAAASLAYLLAANEVVLVAVRILHGAGEGMIYTAGAAWLVLLSPTARRGRVVGLYGICMWTGITLGALIGTLILKWTGGYTAVWLFCVAAAAVGALLITLKPRPEQAAPTARPPLVAPSAVLPGIALSLAAFGYAALAAFVVLHLEARGIGGGIAAFNAYGFTYVGVRLFLGALPDKLGPSRVALWSALVEAVGLLTIAVAPNLIVAVAGGLIVGAGLSLLFPALALVVINRTEQSQQGAALGAFTSFWDIGLAAGGPLAGLIATGWNYPGIYYTMTACAVASAALALVEATSRARVPVPS
- a CDS encoding class I SAM-dependent methyltransferase; its protein translation is MPKQVYTHGHHESVLRSHRWRTAENSAAYLLPHLAPGMSLLDVGCGPGTITCDLAEIVAPGRVTAVEVSAEALELARAEAAARGVDNIDFVVADVHGLQFAEASFDVVHAHQVLQHVADPVGALREMRRVCRPGGIVAARDSDYAGFTWYPQSPALDRWLDLYFQACHHNQGEPNAGRRLLSWARAAGFGEVTASASLWCFADETDRQWWGGMWADRILKSALADQLLREGLSTEDELGKISAGWQKWAADPDGWFTVLHGEIIGRV
- a CDS encoding family 3 encapsulin nanocompartment shell protein, whose amino-acid sequence is MSTAVVTPVDRSLSPGEAFARAYAADREKAEVVFDFTITDAFQPTKDRPRVTVRNLFKKRPVDGEETRFWSESRPTVDEAATVHESGLRREAAFKFGMSSAKTAPVRAWVQIPPELVDDQEALAVFVDFRLLVRLATAENQALTIGEQGLLSHPGIAELPYHGDYVAGLMAACNEIEQTGATAHAMIINPHDYYFNLVGKGTLLDDLARNGTIISRTRMVDPGCALVGDFAMAARLLDGGRSSIRIAEPPPGTFAQPGLAVCAEIWAGVAVHLPTHFFHVRPAGIPHQRSGR